The following coding sequences lie in one Leucobacter allii genomic window:
- a CDS encoding FAD-dependent monooxygenase, with amino-acid sequence MADGAPGPGGPGALGAAGAAGAVHAGHDAIIVGAGPAGLCAAAELARAGVDVLLLERRETRAAGSRAIGVHPPTLRALEAGGVTERILTEAVRIRRGEARSAGRAGPRLGAVTFAQVDRRFPFIAAAPQAATEAALAAAAPPPVFGVEVLALDEDEAGVTVRVRLGGRAGATIVGAGAVPARLEPPAGTAPGTTPPTGRIAVLRARVVIVAAGGPGRALLPRAFRPRGRVYGDRYLMTDLASAPEEPAGTAVLTLAAAGVVESFPLPGGGRRLVAWDGRVERDPATPGTAASGRPPGFRGDAPIARAAAARLGEAVAQRTGSETLAARVESASGFGIRRVLLDRLRTARIIAIGDAAHEVSPIGGQGMNLGLVDAATLAPALAAWLRRREGDPEPERRLARWERRRLASARTAARLAGLDTALGRGRSPVAAAALRAAIAAAAAPLARPAARAFAMGLDRDAGGR; translated from the coding sequence ATGGCGGACGGCGCACCGGGTCCCGGGGGCCCCGGCGCTCTCGGCGCGGCGGGCGCCGCGGGGGCGGTGCACGCGGGGCACGATGCGATCATCGTCGGCGCCGGCCCCGCGGGGCTGTGCGCGGCTGCGGAGCTCGCGCGCGCGGGCGTCGATGTGCTGCTGCTCGAGCGCCGCGAGACCCGGGCGGCGGGCAGCCGAGCGATCGGCGTGCACCCGCCGACGCTCCGCGCCCTCGAGGCCGGCGGGGTCACCGAGCGCATCCTGACGGAGGCCGTGCGCATCCGGCGCGGCGAGGCGCGGTCGGCGGGGCGCGCGGGCCCGCGGCTCGGGGCCGTGACCTTCGCGCAGGTCGATCGCCGCTTCCCGTTCATCGCCGCGGCGCCCCAGGCCGCCACCGAGGCGGCGCTCGCCGCAGCCGCGCCCCCGCCCGTGTTCGGCGTCGAGGTGCTCGCGCTCGACGAGGACGAGGCCGGGGTGACGGTGCGCGTGCGCCTCGGCGGCCGAGCGGGGGCGACGATCGTGGGCGCGGGGGCGGTGCCGGCGCGATTAGAGCCGCCCGCCGGTACCGCGCCGGGGACGACGCCGCCGACGGGCCGGATCGCCGTGCTGCGAGCCCGCGTCGTGATCGTCGCGGCGGGCGGGCCGGGGCGCGCGCTCCTCCCCCGGGCGTTCCGCCCGCGCGGCCGGGTCTACGGCGACCGCTACCTCATGACCGATCTCGCCAGCGCGCCCGAGGAGCCCGCCGGCACCGCCGTGCTGACGCTCGCCGCCGCCGGGGTCGTCGAGTCCTTCCCGCTGCCCGGCGGCGGGCGGCGGCTCGTCGCCTGGGACGGGCGGGTGGAGCGCGATCCGGCCACCCCGGGAACCGCCGCGAGCGGACGGCCCCCCGGATTCCGGGGCGATGCGCCGATCGCCCGGGCCGCGGCGGCCCGTCTCGGGGAGGCCGTCGCGCAGCGCACGGGCTCGGAGACGCTCGCCGCCCGCGTCGAGTCGGCGAGCGGCTTCGGGATCCGCCGGGTGCTGCTCGACCGCCTGCGGACCGCGCGCATCATCGCGATCGGCGACGCCGCCCACGAGGTGAGCCCGATCGGCGGACAGGGCATGAACCTCGGCCTCGTCGACGCGGCGACGCTCGCGCCGGCGCTCGCCGCCTGGCTGCGCCGCCGCGAGGGCGATCCGGAACCGGAGCGGCGGCTCGCGCGGTGGGAGCGGCGGCGGCTCGCGTCGGCGCGCACCGCGGCGCGCCTCGCCGGCCTCGACACGGCGCTCGGCCGCGGCAGGTCCCCCGTTGCCGCGGCGGCGCTCCGGGCCGCCATCGCCGCCGCGGCCGCACCGCTCGCGCGCCCGGCCGCCCGCGCCTTCGCCATGGGCCTCGACCGGGATGCGGGCGGGCGATGA
- a CDS encoding alpha/beta fold hydrolase yields the protein MPEPTADAAELRRRLLRGAASREIAALGTGARTRFALRGRDWGVLLEASAEGVRGRAEDSDVAPEFALTGDDETWSALLAERPAAGTHSVVHLVRTGAIAVSGATIAYERNVHLVRALIDAARGARVRSDVGRPLAAVGRYHRITTSLGTSDVYVERAGSGAPLLAFATAGSETSQWHGVMTHTDLTDRCELITVDLPWHGKSSPAWDAPVGSYRLTPESYTEFIVAVSDVLGLRRPTLLGVSMGGAAVVHAIATHPERFAGAVSCQAGPSVTARANEHLRGTRVNPALFIPEWTYGLMNPSSPEPFKQRVWWGYSSGGFGLYAADIDSYLAWNLADVELGLSQGSPHIAVLSGAYDTSVPTARSRELAARIPNGSFAEMPELGHFPHAEHPEAFVRHLHAALDRVAAGDPA from the coding sequence GTGCCTGAGCCGACCGCGGACGCCGCGGAGCTGCGGCGCCGTCTGCTCCGAGGCGCGGCCTCGCGCGAGATCGCGGCCCTCGGAACCGGTGCCCGGACCCGTTTCGCGCTTCGCGGGAGGGACTGGGGCGTCCTCCTCGAAGCCTCCGCGGAGGGGGTGCGGGGGCGTGCGGAGGATTCCGACGTCGCGCCCGAGTTCGCCCTCACCGGCGATGACGAGACCTGGTCAGCCCTCCTCGCCGAACGGCCCGCCGCCGGAACGCACAGCGTCGTCCATCTCGTGCGCACCGGGGCGATCGCCGTGTCGGGGGCGACGATCGCCTACGAGCGGAACGTCCATCTCGTGCGCGCGCTCATCGACGCGGCGCGCGGGGCCAGGGTGCGCAGCGACGTGGGCCGGCCGCTCGCGGCAGTCGGTCGCTACCATCGCATCACGACGTCGCTCGGCACGAGCGACGTCTACGTGGAGCGAGCCGGGAGCGGTGCACCGCTCCTCGCGTTCGCCACCGCCGGAAGCGAGACGAGTCAGTGGCACGGGGTGATGACGCACACCGACCTCACGGATCGTTGCGAACTCATCACCGTCGACCTGCCATGGCATGGCAAGTCCTCACCGGCCTGGGACGCCCCGGTGGGGAGCTATCGGCTCACCCCGGAGAGCTACACGGAGTTCATCGTCGCGGTCAGCGACGTGCTCGGGCTCCGACGACCCACGCTGCTCGGGGTCTCGATGGGCGGCGCCGCGGTCGTGCACGCCATCGCCACCCACCCCGAACGCTTCGCGGGCGCCGTGTCCTGCCAGGCGGGTCCCTCGGTCACGGCGCGGGCGAACGAGCACCTGCGCGGCACCCGGGTGAACCCTGCGCTGTTCATCCCCGAGTGGACCTACGGGCTCATGAACCCGTCGTCGCCCGAGCCCTTCAAGCAGCGCGTCTGGTGGGGGTACTCGTCGGGGGGCTTCGGGCTCTACGCCGCGGACATCGATTCCTACCTCGCCTGGAACCTGGCCGACGTCGAGCTCGGCCTGTCGCAGGGGTCGCCGCACATCGCCGTGCTCAGCGGCGCCTACGACACCAGCGTCCCCACGGCGCGCTCCCGGGAGCTCGCCGCGCGCATCCCGAACGGCTCGTTCGCCGAGATGCCCGAGCTCGGGCACTTCCCGCACGCCGAGCACCCCGAGGCCTTCGTGCGTCACCTGCACGCGGCCCTCGACCGCGTCGCGGCGGGCGACCCCGCGTAG
- a CDS encoding N-acyl homoserine lactonase family protein: MAPKTWEILIIKHGTRAARRSDVYMNYGFYGEPDDAFRLDYYLWVLRSGDDVIHVDTGYSAAGAAKRGREVLIDPLDALARIGLRADAGNPVVVTHAHYDHIGNLGAFSRSPVHIARREFAFWTGEYATRPLFAHYGDQEEIRDLVRARAEGRLREFDERVEIAPGVELIEVGGHTPGQLVVRVATEIGPVILAADAAHFHEELDRDMLFQSMADLPRSYAALDWLRSAPAAAIVTGHDAGELQRFAPLGEPLPGLAAVIGARRA; this comes from the coding sequence GTGGCACCCAAGACCTGGGAGATCCTGATCATCAAGCACGGCACCCGCGCCGCCCGGCGCAGCGACGTGTACATGAACTACGGATTCTACGGAGAACCGGACGACGCTTTCCGGCTCGACTACTATCTGTGGGTGCTGCGCAGCGGCGACGACGTCATCCACGTCGACACGGGCTACTCCGCGGCCGGTGCCGCCAAGCGGGGCAGGGAGGTGCTGATCGATCCGCTCGACGCGCTCGCGCGGATCGGTCTGCGCGCCGACGCGGGGAACCCCGTCGTCGTGACCCATGCGCACTACGACCACATCGGCAATCTCGGCGCGTTCTCGCGCTCGCCCGTGCACATCGCGCGCAGGGAGTTCGCGTTCTGGACGGGCGAGTACGCGACGCGGCCGCTGTTCGCGCACTACGGCGACCAGGAGGAGATCCGCGATTTGGTCCGCGCCCGCGCCGAGGGGCGTCTGCGCGAGTTCGACGAGCGGGTGGAGATCGCCCCGGGCGTCGAGCTCATCGAGGTCGGCGGCCACACGCCGGGGCAGCTGGTCGTACGCGTGGCGACCGAGATCGGTCCGGTGATCCTCGCGGCGGATGCCGCGCATTTCCACGAGGAGCTCGATCGCGACATGCTCTTCCAGTCCATGGCGGACCTGCCCCGCTCGTATGCGGCGCTCGACTGGCTCCGGTCCGCGCCGGCGGCCGCGATCGTGACCGGGCACGATGCGGGGGAGCTCCAACGCTTCGCACCGCTGGGGGAACCGCTGCCCGGTCTCGCCGCCGTCATCGGGGCGCGTCGTGCCTGA
- a CDS encoding carboxymuconolactone decarboxylase family protein, protein MTDTTTQAQEYIDDMARKRGYVLDYHKVMAKQDFDVLQAANGLVSAAYLDQRTLDRKTKELIFIVSLTVMRAAKGHIQSHIRVALDLGLTPTEILEAIEIALPEAGVVAFQTGFDAWKEVVGAEGIEPTVTAHEGGTGA, encoded by the coding sequence ATGACCGACACGACGACCCAGGCTCAGGAGTACATCGACGACATGGCCCGCAAGCGCGGCTACGTCCTCGACTACCACAAGGTCATGGCGAAGCAGGACTTCGACGTGCTGCAGGCGGCGAACGGGCTGGTCTCCGCCGCCTACCTCGATCAGCGCACGCTCGATCGCAAGACCAAAGAGCTCATCTTCATCGTCTCGCTCACCGTCATGCGCGCGGCGAAGGGGCACATCCAGTCGCACATCCGCGTCGCCCTCGATCTCGGGCTGACACCGACGGAGATCCTCGAGGCGATCGAGATCGCTCTGCCGGAGGCCGGCGTCGTCGCCTTCCAGACCGGCTTCGATGCGTGGAAGGAAGTCGTGGGTGCCGAGGGCATCGAACCCACGGTGACCGCGCACGAGGGCGGCACCGGCGCCTAG
- a CDS encoding NAD(P)-dependent oxidoreductase, with amino-acid sequence MTRTLFIGLGRMGRPMSAHIAERFPTAVHDVFREAVDEVAAQTGAEPVYDLAEIEGIGTVILMLPTSAHVEEILLGAAGGDGDGLLARLDSGALVIDMGSSVPASTQKLAAAADERGIDYVDGPVSGGISKAATGELTMLVGGGDAAIERARPYLEAVGSTIVVVGGSGAGHAAKAINNLVSATNIAVASEAVLRAQAAGIAPERIIDVLNASTGMSQASRVKFVEHILPGGYASNFAYDLMLKDMGIAMQIEVPEAASELSRTAYRILSEGRESLGDHPDHTEIARVYEHLAGTPITQEDA; translated from the coding sequence GTGACCCGCACCCTGTTCATCGGCCTCGGGAGAATGGGCCGACCGATGTCGGCGCATATCGCCGAGCGCTTCCCGACCGCCGTGCACGACGTGTTCCGGGAGGCAGTCGACGAGGTCGCCGCCCAGACCGGGGCGGAGCCCGTGTACGATCTCGCCGAGATCGAGGGGATCGGCACCGTCATCCTCATGCTGCCCACGAGCGCGCACGTCGAGGAGATCCTGCTCGGCGCAGCAGGCGGCGACGGCGACGGCCTGCTCGCGCGGCTCGACTCGGGCGCCCTCGTGATCGACATGGGCTCGAGCGTCCCCGCCAGCACCCAGAAGCTCGCGGCCGCCGCGGACGAACGCGGTATCGACTACGTCGACGGCCCTGTCTCCGGCGGCATCTCGAAGGCGGCCACCGGCGAGCTCACCATGCTCGTCGGCGGCGGCGATGCGGCGATCGAGCGGGCGAGGCCCTATCTCGAGGCCGTGGGGTCCACGATCGTCGTCGTCGGGGGCAGCGGCGCCGGCCACGCGGCGAAGGCGATCAACAATCTCGTCAGCGCCACGAACATCGCCGTCGCGAGCGAAGCGGTGCTCCGCGCGCAGGCCGCCGGCATCGCCCCCGAGCGCATCATCGACGTGCTCAACGCCTCGACCGGCATGAGCCAGGCGAGCCGGGTCAAGTTCGTCGAGCACATCCTGCCCGGCGGCTACGCGTCGAACTTCGCCTACGACCTCATGCTCAAGGACATGGGCATCGCGATGCAGATCGAGGTCCCCGAGGCGGCCTCCGAGCTCTCCCGCACCGCCTACCGGATCCTGAGCGAGGGGCGCGAGTCCCTCGGGGATCACCCCGACCACACCGAAATCGCACGAGTATACGAGCACCTCGCCGGTACTCCCATCACCCAGGAGGACGCATGA
- a CDS encoding GntR family transcriptional regulator produces MREQAVQELRARIVRGDYAAGERVKERELGEELQVSRTVVREALRQLESERLIRIEPQVGPMVAELTDDQARQLYEVRAALEATAARLAATQASDAEISAIYVALGHVSANLEPVDRLLEAKHRFYEALIAASHNAIIGEQLDNVQSRISQLRRVTLSTPNRGPQMLAELRAVVEAIADRDPVRAYDASVAHVVAASRIALGHLTPTALDYLTPPALAGAAPTPAEETP; encoded by the coding sequence GTGCGCGAACAAGCCGTGCAGGAGCTGCGGGCGCGCATCGTCCGGGGCGACTACGCCGCCGGTGAGCGCGTGAAGGAGCGGGAGCTCGGCGAGGAGCTGCAGGTCAGCAGGACGGTCGTGCGCGAGGCGCTGCGGCAGCTCGAGTCCGAGCGGCTCATCCGCATCGAGCCCCAGGTCGGGCCGATGGTCGCCGAGCTCACGGACGACCAGGCCAGGCAGCTCTACGAGGTGCGGGCGGCGCTCGAGGCGACCGCCGCCCGCCTCGCCGCCACCCAGGCGAGCGACGCGGAGATCTCCGCGATCTACGTGGCACTCGGCCACGTCTCGGCGAACCTCGAACCCGTCGATCGCCTGCTCGAGGCGAAGCACCGCTTCTACGAGGCGCTCATCGCCGCGAGCCACAACGCCATCATCGGCGAGCAGCTCGACAACGTGCAGTCCCGCATCAGTCAGCTCCGCCGGGTGACGCTGAGCACCCCGAACCGCGGGCCCCAGATGCTCGCCGAGCTGCGCGCCGTCGTCGAGGCGATCGCGGATCGGGATCCGGTGCGGGCGTACGACGCGAGCGTCGCGCACGTCGTCGCGGCCTCCCGCATCGCGCTCGGTCACCTCACGCCGACCGCGCTCGACTACTTGACGCCCCCGGCCCTGGCCGGAGCCGCCCCGACCCCAGCAGAGGAGACACCGTGA
- a CDS encoding LysR family transcriptional regulator → MNVIDLRRVDLNLLVVFQALMQEASVTRAAVKLKLSQSAVSAALARLRALFGDPLFERTRAGMVPTPRALAISARIGPTLTSIAGVIYEDPEFEPTRSDRIMHLAMSDDLELVLAPRLARLKLAERWRVEFAIHQTNSALWRESVENPRNDLTLTVTPRTQGADVLSEPFASGGYLCVYNPRLLRLSQPVTFEEYAALDHVRVSYDVQRGWVDDLLAARGHQRKILCAVSHFAGLVSILSTTPVIATIPEHAARALTELLDLELSPVPLHGPRFTISALWNARVDGTPQHLWLREVLQGLAAEV, encoded by the coding sequence ATGAATGTAATCGATTTGCGCCGTGTGGATCTGAACCTCCTGGTCGTCTTCCAGGCGCTCATGCAGGAGGCGAGCGTCACGCGGGCCGCGGTGAAGCTCAAGCTCAGCCAGAGCGCCGTGAGCGCGGCGCTCGCGCGCCTGCGCGCGCTGTTCGGTGATCCGCTCTTCGAGCGCACGCGGGCCGGAATGGTTCCGACGCCGCGCGCGCTCGCGATCTCGGCGAGGATCGGTCCGACGCTGACGTCCATCGCCGGGGTCATCTACGAGGACCCCGAGTTCGAGCCGACCCGGAGCGACCGGATCATGCACCTGGCGATGTCCGACGACCTCGAGCTCGTGCTCGCGCCGCGGCTCGCGCGGCTCAAGCTCGCCGAGCGCTGGAGGGTGGAGTTCGCGATCCACCAGACGAACAGCGCGCTCTGGCGGGAGAGCGTCGAGAATCCGCGCAACGACCTGACGCTCACGGTCACGCCGCGCACCCAGGGCGCGGACGTGCTCTCGGAGCCGTTCGCCTCGGGAGGGTACCTGTGCGTGTACAACCCGCGCCTGCTCCGCCTCTCGCAGCCCGTGACCTTCGAGGAGTACGCCGCCCTCGACCACGTCAGGGTCTCCTACGACGTGCAGCGCGGCTGGGTCGACGACCTCCTGGCGGCTCGCGGACACCAGCGCAAGATCCTCTGCGCCGTGAGTCATTTCGCCGGCCTCGTCTCGATCCTCTCCACGACGCCGGTGATCGCGACGATCCCCGAGCACGCGGCGCGCGCGCTGACCGAGCTCCTCGATCTCGAGCTCAGTCCGGTCCCGCTGCACGGCCCGCGCTTCACCATCTCGGCGCTGTGGAACGCCCGTGTCGATGGGACTCCGCAGCATCTCTGGCTGCGCGAGGTCCTCCAGGGGCTCGCGGCGGAGGTGTGA
- a CDS encoding MFS transporter, which produces MQSTETSTPDRGDAQAATPRSDTELLTLPKSEQRKRLAAVGIGNFMEWFDFAIYGYFAAIIGAQFFPSGDPTAEMLSSLAVFAVGFVSRPVGALFLGPIGDKFGRRTVLIITVLSMGIITALIGLTPSYAAIGIAAPILVVILRLLQGMMVGGEWTSAAAYIGESAPKRKRALFASLVTATAGLAFLVGTIVAALLTAALSEEALASWGWRVPFLASLVMAIVAVYIRRKLEDTPVYQELERKRAVGAVEATSRGLKVRAFIMTLAFSGIFGVSLYYFVTYSNNHLTGPVGMPRIDALIATGAAMVLYVIFNPLVGMLSDRVGRRPVLLTGVIGLILWSLPAFFLMNTGVPALAFIGLVVFSFFVACCAVMNNVLLVEVFPASVRSTGSALGYNVAYALLAGPGPLIAAALVAGTGLLVSPAFYVIAVAVVALAVLWPMLKETKDVDISHG; this is translated from the coding sequence ATGCAGTCCACCGAGACCAGCACCCCCGACCGGGGCGACGCGCAGGCCGCGACGCCCCGCAGCGACACCGAACTGCTCACCCTGCCGAAGTCGGAGCAGCGCAAGCGTCTCGCCGCCGTCGGCATCGGCAATTTCATGGAGTGGTTCGACTTCGCGATCTACGGCTACTTCGCCGCCATCATCGGCGCGCAGTTCTTCCCCTCGGGCGACCCGACGGCCGAGATGCTCTCCTCGCTCGCCGTGTTCGCCGTCGGCTTCGTCTCCCGCCCGGTCGGCGCGCTCTTCCTCGGGCCCATCGGCGACAAGTTCGGCCGCCGCACGGTCCTCATCATCACGGTGCTGAGCATGGGCATCATCACGGCCCTCATCGGCCTCACCCCCTCGTACGCGGCGATCGGCATCGCCGCGCCGATCCTCGTCGTGATCCTCCGCCTGCTGCAGGGCATGATGGTCGGCGGCGAGTGGACGAGCGCCGCCGCCTACATCGGCGAGAGCGCCCCGAAGCGCAAGCGCGCACTGTTCGCGAGCCTCGTCACCGCGACCGCGGGCCTCGCATTCCTCGTCGGCACCATCGTCGCCGCGCTGCTCACCGCCGCGCTCAGCGAGGAGGCCCTGGCGAGCTGGGGCTGGCGCGTGCCGTTCCTCGCCTCGCTCGTCATGGCGATCGTGGCGGTCTACATCCGCCGCAAGCTCGAGGACACGCCGGTGTATCAGGAGCTCGAGCGCAAGCGCGCCGTCGGGGCCGTCGAGGCCACGAGCCGCGGGCTCAAGGTGCGCGCGTTCATCATGACCCTCGCGTTCTCGGGCATCTTCGGCGTGAGCCTCTACTACTTCGTGACGTACTCGAACAACCACCTCACCGGCCCCGTGGGCATGCCCCGCATCGACGCGCTCATCGCGACGGGCGCCGCGATGGTGCTGTACGTCATCTTCAATCCGCTCGTGGGCATGCTCTCCGACCGTGTGGGGCGGCGCCCCGTGCTCCTCACCGGCGTCATCGGCCTCATCCTCTGGTCGCTGCCGGCGTTCTTCCTCATGAACACCGGGGTGCCCGCTCTCGCCTTCATCGGGCTCGTGGTCTTCTCGTTCTTCGTCGCCTGCTGCGCGGTGATGAACAACGTGCTGCTCGTCGAGGTCTTCCCCGCCTCGGTGCGATCGACGGGCTCTGCGCTCGGCTACAACGTCGCCTACGCCCTGCTCGCGGGCCCCGGGCCGCTCATCGCCGCAGCGCTCGTGGCGGGCACGGGTCTTCTCGTCTCCCCCGCGTTCTACGTCATCGCGGTGGCCGTGGTCGCCCTCGCCGTGCTGTGGCCGATGCTGAAGGAGACGAAGGACGTCGACATCTCGCACGGCTGA
- a CDS encoding carbon-nitrogen hydrolase family protein translates to MTKAAVIQSASIPFDAEAATTKAERLIAEVGAAGADLAVFPEAFIGGYPKGTAFGAAIGIRTERGREEYARYSAGAIALDGPEVPRLEQAAAEHGVHVVIGVIERLGNTLYCTALMISPETGLAGAHRKLMPTGTERLVWGFGDGSTLDTMDAPFGRVGSVICWENYMPLMRQAMYAKGVQFYCAPTADDRPSWQATMTHVAIEGRVFVLSACQYLTRADLPADHPIDVEAPHGDVLMRGGSVIIDPAGTVLAGPVFDEETILYAELDLSVKTRSHLDFDPVGHYARPDVFSLTVDTRPRQAVTFTE, encoded by the coding sequence ATGACGAAGGCCGCAGTGATTCAGAGCGCGTCGATCCCGTTCGACGCCGAGGCCGCGACGACGAAGGCGGAGCGGCTCATCGCCGAGGTCGGCGCCGCCGGAGCGGACCTCGCGGTGTTCCCCGAGGCGTTCATCGGCGGGTACCCGAAGGGCACCGCCTTCGGCGCGGCGATCGGGATCCGCACCGAGCGCGGTCGCGAGGAGTACGCGCGGTACAGCGCCGGGGCCATCGCGCTCGACGGGCCCGAGGTGCCGCGCCTCGAACAGGCCGCCGCCGAGCACGGGGTGCACGTCGTGATCGGCGTGATCGAGCGGCTCGGCAACACGCTCTACTGCACGGCGCTCATGATCTCGCCGGAGACGGGCCTCGCCGGCGCGCACCGCAAGCTCATGCCCACGGGCACCGAGCGTCTCGTGTGGGGCTTCGGCGACGGCTCGACGCTCGACACCATGGATGCACCGTTCGGCCGCGTCGGCTCGGTGATCTGCTGGGAGAACTACATGCCGCTCATGCGGCAGGCGATGTACGCGAAGGGGGTGCAGTTCTACTGCGCTCCCACCGCGGACGACCGCCCCAGCTGGCAGGCGACCATGACGCACGTCGCGATCGAGGGCCGGGTGTTCGTGCTGTCGGCCTGCCAGTACCTCACACGGGCGGATCTACCGGCGGATCACCCGATCGACGTCGAGGCGCCGCACGGCGACGTCCTCATGCGCGGCGGCAGCGTGATCATCGATCCCGCCGGGACCGTGCTCGCCGGGCCGGTGTTCGACGAGGAGACCATCCTCTACGCCGAGCTCGATCTCTCGGTGAAGACCCGCTCCCATCTCGACTTCGATCCGGTCGGTCACTACGCGAGACCGGACGTGTTCTCGCTGACGGTGGACACCCGCCCGCGTCAGGCGGTGACGTTCACGGAGTAG
- a CDS encoding YbfB/YjiJ family MFS transporter, whose amino-acid sequence MQSAAIPPRPAPQTADWLVAVRAGAVLAAAIGVGRFVFTPILPLMEAEAGLSAQHAGLVATANYVGYLVGALLGIAAPRLGTSQLSLRASGIVLLLSLPAMTIAQGTLAWCAIRLVAGVASALVFIVAGNAILTRLTQARPQFVGWAYGGLGVGIALSGVLVALVGLVPADGSGPGGWRGAWWASTVLAAVLLALGWKLGDGSASPTGASLAAGATGLGANAAAAPAARPALRAPLAANRGRFGLLFASYTLEGAGYIIAGTFLVAAVHALDAGPLSSSVWTVVGLAVIPSGAIWTSLAARFSRATLVAAALLLQAVGIALPALIEQAWAGMVAAALFGATFMGITTLSLAEGRALGSPRAVALLTAGYSVGQIAGPLAVVPLLDAGYRGALLVGAGIVIAAAVAAAGMRGRRS is encoded by the coding sequence ATGCAGTCCGCAGCGATTCCTCCGCGGCCCGCACCGCAGACGGCCGACTGGCTCGTCGCGGTTCGGGCCGGTGCCGTACTCGCAGCGGCGATCGGCGTGGGGCGGTTCGTCTTCACGCCGATCCTGCCGCTCATGGAGGCGGAAGCCGGACTGTCGGCCCAGCACGCGGGGCTCGTGGCGACCGCGAACTATGTGGGGTATCTCGTGGGAGCGCTGCTCGGCATCGCGGCTCCGCGGCTCGGGACGTCGCAGCTCTCCCTGCGGGCGAGCGGGATCGTGCTGCTCCTCTCGCTGCCGGCGATGACGATCGCGCAGGGGACCCTCGCGTGGTGTGCGATCCGGTTGGTCGCGGGGGTCGCGAGCGCGCTCGTCTTCATCGTCGCGGGGAATGCGATCCTCACCCGGCTCACGCAGGCGCGACCGCAGTTCGTGGGCTGGGCCTACGGCGGCCTCGGGGTCGGCATCGCGCTCTCTGGGGTGCTCGTCGCGCTCGTCGGACTCGTCCCCGCCGACGGGTCCGGGCCTGGTGGATGGCGAGGAGCCTGGTGGGCGTCGACGGTTCTGGCGGCCGTGCTCCTGGCGCTCGGCTGGAAGCTCGGCGACGGAAGCGCCTCCCCCACCGGGGCCTCCCTCGCCGCCGGGGCGACTGGGCTCGGAGCGAACGCCGCAGCGGCGCCCGCGGCTCGCCCCGCTCTGCGCGCTCCCCTCGCCGCGAACCGGGGCCGCTTCGGCCTGCTCTTCGCGTCGTACACGCTCGAAGGCGCCGGATACATCATCGCGGGTACGTTCCTCGTCGCGGCGGTGCACGCGCTCGACGCGGGCCCCCTCAGCAGCAGCGTGTGGACCGTCGTGGGGCTCGCGGTCATCCCCTCGGGCGCGATCTGGACGTCGCTCGCCGCGCGATTCTCGCGCGCGACGCTGGTCGCCGCGGCACTCCTCCTGCAGGCCGTCGGGATCGCGCTGCCCGCGCTGATCGAGCAGGCGTGGGCGGGGATGGTGGCGGCGGCGCTGTTCGGCGCGACCTTCATGGGGATCACGACGCTGTCGCTGGCGGAGGGCCGCGCGCTCGGCTCGCCGCGCGCCGTCGCCCTCCTCACCGCCGGCTACAGCGTGGGGCAGATCGCCGGCCCGCTCGCCGTCGTGCCGCTCCTCGACGCGGGCTACCGCGGCGCCCTCCTCGTCGGCGCCGGCATCGTCATCGCCGCGGCTGTGGCGGCTGCCGGGATGCGGGGGCGGCGTAGCTGA
- a CDS encoding type IV toxin-antitoxin system AbiEi family antitoxin domain-containing protein, translated as MGITTLPDLLSYEDLSTQGLTRYGLDRLIESGEFERIAPGLFLRSGLADDTTAAWIAVAAKRPDATLCLLTALSLHELTDEIPARSDIAIPRGTQPVTVRHAPISWHRFDADTFSIGRTEHALPDGSTIGLYSAERTLIDLFRLRHAWGSDLALGALKQWLRGRGNSPGSLLTMAEDFPKARPAIQQALEVLL; from the coding sequence ATGGGCATCACGACGCTGCCCGATCTGCTGAGCTACGAAGATCTGAGCACACAGGGTCTCACTCGGTATGGCCTCGACCGATTGATCGAGTCCGGTGAGTTCGAGCGCATCGCTCCTGGCCTCTTCCTCAGATCAGGGCTCGCGGACGACACAACGGCAGCGTGGATCGCCGTCGCTGCTAAGAGACCCGACGCCACGCTGTGTCTCCTAACGGCGCTGTCGCTGCATGAGCTGACCGACGAGATTCCTGCCCGAAGTGATATCGCCATCCCGCGCGGCACACAGCCGGTTACCGTCCGCCACGCACCCATCTCCTGGCACCGCTTCGACGCCGACACGTTCAGCATCGGCCGCACCGAGCACGCGTTACCGGATGGATCTACCATCGGTCTCTACTCCGCCGAGCGGACCCTCATCGACCTGTTCCGCCTGCGTCACGCATGGGGCAGCGACCTCGCCCTCGGTGCGCTCAAGCAGTGGTTGCGCGGGCGCGGCAACAGCCCCGGTTCGCTGCTCACGATGGCCGAGGACTTCCCGAAGGCGCGCCCCG